DNA sequence from the Sinorhizobium sp. RAC02 genome:
CATCGCCGTCGCCTCCATCCTGCTGACCGGGCGCAGCAAGCGCATCAAATCAGGCTTCATAACCGTGCCGCTGGAGCTGGAGAACCCGACGGCGCTTGCCGTGCTTGCCGTGGTGGTAACGAGCACGCCGGGAACCGCCTGGCTGGAATACAACTCGCTGACAAAATCGGTGCTGATCCATGTGCTCGACCTCGTCGACCAGGAGGCGTGGCGCGTGCTGATCAAGACCCGCTACGAGGCGCTGCTGATGGAGATCTTCGAATGAGCCAAACGATCCTCCTTTGGTCCGTAACCTTTGCGCAGATCTGCCTGGCGGTTGCGATGGCGCTTGCCGCACTGCGCATGTCGCGCGGCCCGCGCGCGCAGGATCGGGTGCTGGCGCTCGATACGCTGTACGTGAACTCCATGCTTCTCCTGATGGTGTTCGGCATCCGCACCGGCAAGGTCATCTATTTCGAGGCATCTCTCGTCATAGGCATGCTCGGCTTCGTCGCGACGGTTGCCCTCGCCAAATTTCTGATGCGGGGGGAGGTGGTCGAATGAGCACGATCGAACACGCAAGCGACCTGCCGGCCTGGGCTGCAATCCTCATTTCCTTCTTCCTGGTGATCGGCGCCGGGCTCACGCTGATCGGCACGATCGGTTTCGTCCGCCTGCCGACCTTCTACGAGCGCATCCATGCGCCGACGCTCGGCACGAGCTGGGGTACGGGCGGCATCGTCATGGCCTCGATGATTTTCTTCACCATGCTTGCCACGCGGCCCGTCGTTCACGAAATTTTGATCGGCATCTTCGTGACCGTCACCACGCCCGTCACGCTCATGCTGCTCGCCCGTGCGGCGCTGCATCGCGACCGAACCGAGGGAAATCCGGGCGTTCCAGCCGAAGGGCCCGCCCAGCCGCCGGTCGAGATTGTGGACGCCAAATGATCTTTTGGTTGTAAGAACTTGCGGAGCATGTTCCAGCAATATTAAGGCTGCCCCCTCTAATTTGCCCGACCATGGGGCAAAGCCATTCACAACACGCCACCCGTGATGCGTCGATCATGGAAGAGCCGATCATGCATGCCAGAAAAATCGTCGTCTTGACGTCGCACGTCTTCCTCGACGGTTTCAGGAAGGCGAGCATCCATTTTGTTGCGCGCAACTGGGCAGCCGCCGGCCATGACGTGTTTTTCACGACAGTCGGCCACAGCGGCTTGAGCCGCTTCAAGCAGAAGGCGCGATTGGAGGCGCTGCGCCGCACACAAGGCAACCGATACGCCGAAATCAAGCCGCACCTTCATGCCGGCGCCTATCTGCCGCCGATCCACGCCTTCAGCACATCCAATCCGCTCGTCAATGCGGCGGTGAAACCGCTTTTCGCGCTCTACGGACGTTTTCTTCCCGGATTCGTGGCGCAGAAGATCAAGGATGCGGATCTCGTGGTCGTCGAGAGCGGCACGCCGATCGCCTTCGTACCACTTCTAAGGCGCCTGAATCCGAAGGCGAAATTGCTCTATTTCTGCCGCGACCTCCTGCTTAGCGTCGGTGCGGCGCCCTATCTTTGCGAAACCGAGCGTCGGGTCATAGGTCTGTTCGACAGCATCTGCGTTCCGTCGCGCCGCCTTGGCGAAATGCTTCCATCGGGTGGCAAGGTGAATTTTGTTCCGCAGGGTATCGAGGGGGCTGCCTTCGATAAAGCCGAGGCCTCGCCCTATGCGCCGGGCAGCCGCAACGCGGTTGCCGTCGGCGACATGTTGTTCGACCAGGCTGCCGTGGAGCAGATGGCCAGCGTTGCGCCCGAAGTGACGTTCCATCTCTTCGGCATCAAGTGGCGCGGCGAGGCGCCGGCCAATATCGAGGTTCATGGCGAGCAGTCCTTCGAGACGCTTGCCGCCTATATCCGGCATGCCGATATCGGGCTTGCGCCATACAAGGTGAACACCAGCGAAGTCTATCTGGCCGAATCGAGCCTCAAGCTGCTGCAATACGGCTATTGCCTGCTCCCCGTCGTGCTTCCGGATATCATTCCCGTGTCTCGCGGCAATGAGATCACCTATTCGCTCGATGCCGCCAACGATTGGCGGGCAATCATCGATACGGCGCTCGGCTGGCCGCACGATCGGTCCTACCGTCTCGGCATTCTCAGTTGGGAGGATGTGGCGGCACAGACGCTCGCCACGGTGTTTCCGCAGTAACCTCAGCCGCTCCCCGCCGGGGACGCGGCGATCAAGCCGACAAGACGCTGAGCGAGGGGGCGGACCTTGCCCGGCAGGCGTGCCTCGACCAGCTGGAACAGGCGCGTTGCCTCGTCTGCGGCGATGAGGCCGAGCACGCGGATCGCCACCAGGTAGACAAGCGCACCCGTCCCAATAGCCAAAACAATCCCAATGGCGCCCGGCACCACGGTCGTGACGGCAAAGGCTACCAGCCCGCATACGCTTGCGGCCACCAGCGTACGCAAAAGCGCGCTCCAGGGAGCAGTAGGACCGCCATGGCTGCTTGCAGCCCTCAGCAAAAACGCCAGCGTCAGCGTTTCCGACAGGACCCGAACCACTGCCGCACCCAGAATGCCCGCGACCGGCACGACGACGACAAGCAGGGCGAAAATCAGCGCGGCGGAAAAAAGCGTCACATGCATCAAGGTCCGCCCCCGTGCTCCGGCCGCGAGGTAGGCCCAAGGCACCACGGCGATCCCGGCCGGCACGGAAGCCAGCATGAACAGGACGGCGGCATTTGCAGCCGGCGCAAAGTCGGCGCCGAAGACGAGGGGAACGAGCGGACCGACGACGGCAGCCCCGCCAAGGCCGAGCGGCATCATGAAGAGGGCGGTCAGCCGCAGGCTGTTCCTGTAGAGTTCCGTGGGTGGACCGGACGTGCCGTCACTGGACGCACGCGCCGTAAGACCGACGAGGAAGGCCGGCGACAGTTGCAGGGTCATC
Encoded proteins:
- a CDS encoding Na+/H+ antiporter subunit E translates to MLPYPLLSASLVLMWLALNGFTLGHLILGCIVSVFASWGMAALRPAKPRLRKWYLLPKLVGIVLYDIVRSNIAVASILLTGRSKRIKSGFITVPLELENPTALAVLAVVVTSTPGTAWLEYNSLTKSVLIHVLDLVDQEAWRVLIKTRYEALLMEIFE
- a CDS encoding K+/H+ antiporter subunit F, with the protein product MSQTILLWSVTFAQICLAVAMALAALRMSRGPRAQDRVLALDTLYVNSMLLLMVFGIRTGKVIYFEASLVIGMLGFVATVALAKFLMRGEVVE
- the mnhG gene encoding monovalent cation/H(+) antiporter subunit G: MSTIEHASDLPAWAAILISFFLVIGAGLTLIGTIGFVRLPTFYERIHAPTLGTSWGTGGIVMASMIFFTMLATRPVVHEILIGIFVTVTTPVTLMLLARAALHRDRTEGNPGVPAEGPAQPPVEIVDAK
- a CDS encoding glycosyltransferase family 1 protein, whose amino-acid sequence is MHARKIVVLTSHVFLDGFRKASIHFVARNWAAAGHDVFFTTVGHSGLSRFKQKARLEALRRTQGNRYAEIKPHLHAGAYLPPIHAFSTSNPLVNAAVKPLFALYGRFLPGFVAQKIKDADLVVVESGTPIAFVPLLRRLNPKAKLLYFCRDLLLSVGAAPYLCETERRVIGLFDSICVPSRRLGEMLPSGGKVNFVPQGIEGAAFDKAEASPYAPGSRNAVAVGDMLFDQAAVEQMASVAPEVTFHLFGIKWRGEAPANIEVHGEQSFETLAAYIRHADIGLAPYKVNTSEVYLAESSLKLLQYGYCLLPVVLPDIIPVSRGNEITYSLDAANDWRAIIDTALGWPHDRSYRLGILSWEDVAAQTLATVFPQ